In the genome of Streptomyces lydicus, the window GACCGCTTCATGAGGTTCATGACAACAGCTCGTGACCGACACAGCAGCTCGTGACACAGCAGCAGATATGCCGCAGCGCCCGGCAACAGGCCGCTTCACTGGGAAGCGGTCGTCACTCGGGCACCGCGGCATTGCTACGTCGTCGCTGCGCTGGATCTCGCCGGCGCAGACGTCGTCAGGACGCGAGTACCTCGTCGAGCAGGGCCTCGGCCTTGTCCTCGTTGGTGTTCTCCGCGAGGGCGAGCTCGCTCACCAGAATCTGGCGCGCCTTCGCGAGCATCCTCTTCTCACCGGCGGACAGTCCGCGCTCCCGCTCACGCCGCCACAGGTCACGCACGACTTCGGCGACCTTGATGACGTCACCGGAGGCGAGCTTCTCGAGGTTTGCCTTGTAGCGACGGGACCAGTTCGTCGGCTCTTCGGCATACGGTGCGCGAAGCACCTCGAAGACCCGGTCCAGCCCGTCCTGGCCAACCACGTCGCGTACGCCGACGAACTCCGCATTGTCCGCT includes:
- a CDS encoding CarD family transcriptional regulator, coding for MTFKVGDTVVYPHHGAALIEAIETRQIKGVDKTYLVLKVAQGDLTVRVPADNAEFVGVRDVVGQDGLDRVFEVLRAPYAEEPTNWSRRYKANLEKLASGDVIKVAEVVRDLWRRERERGLSAGEKRMLAKARQILVSELALAENTNEDKAEALLDEVLAS